The DNA window gatattctGCAATCTTTCCATACCAAGCACGCGAGACTTGCTTTAATCCATATAGTGCCTTCTTAAGTCTACAGACCAATTGGGGACCATCAATCTTCTCGAATCCaggtggttgttccatatatTTTGGACAATCAAGTTCTCCGTAgagaaatgcattcttgacatcTAATTTCCACAACTTCCATCGAGAACTTGCTGCTAAGGCCAACACAGTGCGAATTTGTGGGTTGATGGATCCATACACCTCCACCATTTCCTTCTCTGGTCATAGCCGATAAACACGCATTTGACTGCCTTCGCATCCAATTTACTCCTTCTCGAGTCTggaatatggacataacaagtagatccaaaaactcgaaaatgtttaacatttgacttaaaaccaaaaagcatCTCGAATGGAGAATTAAACTCATTTGGGCTAAGCGGAACTCGATTGATGACATGAGCAGCACAACTCATGCCTTCTGCTCATAACTGCCttggtatattcttcatatgcagccaagacttacaagtctctgtaaggtgtcgaatcttcctttcggctattccattttgttgtggggtCTCAGGGCAGAAGAGTTCTCTTTTTATGCCATTTTGCCTACAAAACACttcaaactcttttgagcaAAATTTCCCACCATTGTCTGTCCGCAATACTCGAATTTTCCTTTCCTGTTCTCCTTCTACCGTCTCCTTGAACTCGAGAAATTTAGAGAACACTTCAGACTTCTCTTTCACAAAGTACACCCAAGTGAACCTggagaaatcatccacaaacagcaacatatatttacttcccGAGTATGAGGCAGTTCGAGTTGGTCCCATCAAGTCACTATGAACTCGATCCAAAGGCCCTTACTTCTCGATACAGAGTTGTCGAAAGGAAGTCGATGAgccttcccatattgacatccttCACACACACTGCCCTCCTCAATTCTCAGATCTTCAGGTAGACCTTCGACAAGTTTCTTTCGAGACATAACACTGAGCTTAGTCATATTGACATGCCCAAGTCTTGCATGCCATAGAAAGGAGGTGCTTTTGTCGTTCACCCTTTCTATGTACGAATTTGAAGCTGAAAGGACAAAGAGATCATTTACCCGAGTTCTAGTATGAACCATATCcgccttgatttctttcacgtTCCTTAAGAATTTCACATCATTTGGACCGAACAACACAAGGTTTCCAGCATCTACAGTATTTGCAACCAAGAAGAGATTCTTCTAAATTCCTGGAACGTGGTAGACATTCTTCAGAGTAATAGATTCTCCTTTATCGCTTTCAATGACAACTGATCCTTCCTTTTTAACTTCGTGAACCGAGTTATCTTCCGTGACAATGCCACCGCCCCCATTATGAACTCGACTCGACGAGAATACGGAATCATCTCTAGTAACGTGATGTTCGCACCCTGAATCAACGATCCACCTTTGATCGATCTCCTGTTTACCATGAGAAGCCTCTGTTTGCTTTTCCTTCGAAGTCGTCACATCGACATGAAAAGCCTTGTCCCAGTCCTCCTCAACATGCTGGTTAGAATTTTCTCCGAGATTTGAACTAACAAAATTTCCATTCAAATTTACTCGACAATCTCTCTTGAAGTGTCCAGTCTTGCCGCACCTGAAACACTTAAGGGACTTCTtaggaatatttgaagaatcttgacctgtttcttccttcttcgacTTTCCCTTTTTCCAGCTCGATTTCTTCACGAACAACGCACTGTTTGGCTCCTCCTTTATACTCGTTCCAGCCATTTGTGCGGCCAACGACTCTTGAGATGacaagagattttcaaactcctcgAGTGAAGGTTGTTGAGCCCAACATTGAATCGATGTGATGAATGGTGTATATTCAGGTCGAAGTCCTCGAACAATATTCCTCTTTGTTCGAGCCTCTGAGATTTTCTCATCTGGATTCAATATAGAAATTTATGAGCATATGTtctttaccttaagaaagaactcCGAGACAGATCCAATTTGCTTTGCGGCTGCCAACTCGTTTTCAAGCATCTGGAGACGAGCCTCGTTCTTCTTATTGAAAAGACGATCAAGCGTTTCCCAGATCTCACGAGCAGATCCACAACTGATGATGTGCTCAAACAGATTGTGGGAGATtgacctcttcaacacaaattctgCCTTCGCGTTGAGTCTCTTCCGCTTCTTCGATGCTTCCgcattttcagcaacatccTCAAGAGCTACATCATCATCGTCTACGACGATGTCCCACTAATCTTCCCCAACCAGGTACGATTCCATACAAGTTTTTCATATCCTGTAATTTGACTGGTTTAACAACTCCAAACCGAGTCCAGCTACACGACCACCACTTTCCATATCGAATAACAAcaatatcttcttcaacaatattaccaaagctctgataccatgtaacgaagtcacaacCAGGACCTCGATGATCGAACAGTGAAGAAATTATATTGGAAAGTGAATAGAAACTCTAGATAATGAAAACAAACTGAAATAAGATTCTGTCTATTGAACTTGATAGAAAATAACACGATTACaatccttaaataaaataaacataactaAGACTCTTAAACTAAGACATGAATGAGtcttggacaatccaagagacTCTTTAACAACCAAAgactccttaattattattattattattactttaatttttaacacCTACACCCATGTtataaatttgttcaaaatctaatttcaaaaatactcACTCAATTCTTATTTGGTCTTgagttatttaatattcttcaaacttatataaaatttaattatttaagttaaataattaaaatattataaaaataaaaatatttattattttaattgaatgatGTGAcaatattatgaaatatttataaataattttaaattatctcaCTCAAAGAAGCTCTTAACCTTTATTTAGTTTCAATTATtcgaataatatttaattaatttaaagctCTATACATAACTTAATCTatgaactaaaatattaaaatattattaaatcatgtttgtaagatttatttaataatacattaCAAAAATCAGACATTATATATTCCTTATTAAGCAtgtttttgagatttatttattaatacattacaaaatcagacattatatattctttattaaacatgtttttgagatttatttattaatacttTACAAAAATCAGAcattatatattctttattaaaCAATTCAAACCCAAAGAAGATCAAcaatagtttaaatatatttattattcaaaactaaaaataataaagaaatatcaGAAGTATCAAGATTTTGTCCCTAAGTTGTTGTGAGAGCTTTAAAACaacaaatgaaacaaacttggattctttttatttttttatatatatttatattttaaataaatatttcgaACCACTTTCACTTTCAAATGGAACCCCGGCCAAGTGGCCCCTCTTTTTGTCGATATGTGGTAACTCATGAAAGCATCCaaccataaaaataataaaataataaataataataaaaaaagaaaaagtcaCGGCTCAGAACGTTAAAGAGAGAGAAACCGTTTGACAAATAAATCAAGTCAACCTAAAGCTATATACTTAACCaataataaattcaagaaaatggggagaagaatgagaagagtttgtttgtttttttagttattcttctcaaaaaaaacttataattataccttatatattttatcaattaaattattcaatttattaattaaattaagaaaattttaaattttataatagttataatttttatttttatcatattattatatcattaatattgtttacttaaataatcaactttttaataattaaaaaaatataattatttttaaaattttcaaaaaaaaactcaaccaaattcgaattcggtctcTCCTATTCCCACATTTGCTATATATCTAGTCCAATTCTAATAAATTTGCATATGTTATTTGAATTGCTTTCATCATAAACTTGCATAGGTTATTTTGAATTGCTTTCATCATAAATTTGCATCGGTTATTTGAATTGCTTTCATCATTAGAGTTTGATTGACgcattgtttttgaaaattttaccaaaaatttaacgtctcattattatatatttttaaattaattaattaaatattaaaatatatttactctattattataattaaaatataaaaatattataataatcaattaataaaaaacttaatatttttatattaaacagtttttttcttcttttatttaaaaaaaaaactcattaaaacaattctcaaataaccaaacatgcatcaaacaaacaagttcaatatattatttttttttaatttaattaatttaaatttaattcaaataattatatatcaaaaaatCAGTTAAactatctttttattatttaataaaattaaatacaaatatattttcaataatttaatcacaaataaatattttttatctaacaatatttagaaattcaaaccttattttttaaaaatttattatataaaagttttcttataattttttaaatatataaaaatttattatataaaagtttattataatgtttttattcaatttttaccTACTGtcatatcaataaaatattttttactttttattttaataatttaaaaataaaatttgtgattacgatatatcaatttaataaaaaaaataataaatttcttaaatatatatatatataaaatatatttaataaataaaagttatattttatttataaccttatctataatttattataaaatattatttttatttattttatactcGCAATCacaaattttatatcaaatgtaattttattttttacttttaataatttaaaaaatgatgagATCACgaccaaattttattattttttattttgtataggtAAGccagaaataaatataatgttatttaaatttttactaaaatatttttttattatctactttaatatttttttaaaacaattatgattactataaatatcaatttaatcatatatatatatatatatatatatatatatatataatatttttaaatatatttaattttattaaaataaaaaatatatttttttgaaataaaagaaaactagCATGACAATCCGTAACTTCTCacatcaaaataaaacatatataataaacaaaagttttatttttattcataacctaatataaattattatttttcttggttTTACACCTAATACACGTctatataattcaataataaatttgagatgagattgtaataaaaatattttaactttttatttaaatatttaaaaaaaaaattgtgataaaGATGCAAATTAATTTaggtaaaaaaacattttaaatacataaaaaattcattttttatttatatattttttatttgttttgtaccGTTAtcatgaaatttataaataaaatatttttttaatttttactttttactttaaaatttgtaaagattacgataaaataaattttttcaaaaagtcTTTTATCCTATTCGTCCAAATACTGTAACGTCTGTACATACTTtattaataagttattaaaaaataataaaataaatcaaactcatattttctctttctatctCACTCcactataaataatattgtattgtttTAGTCTTCTTCATATTCTACTCTCTCAACATAAGTCAGCGCATTTGTCCCCCACACTTCTTACTTCCTTCTCTCTCTAAGAGAAAAACAATGGACGACGATTGGGGTCTCCATGCGATTGTCAGAAGCTGTAACACCTCAACCACCCCTGTTAATCCCACCACCACCACCCTCTCCTCCGGCGCCGGCACCGCCGCCCTCGCACCCTATTATCAGCCTTCCTACACTCCTTCTTACACTGCCGCCACTTATGTCTACCCATCCTCCGCCGGTTATGTCCATTCTAACTCCCCTGTCCCCCAAACTTATGTTCAACCTTCTTCATCCACCTTTCAAAACCCAGATGTCCAAAACCAGTTTCATCTTCAAAATGACATGAACTCTGGCTTGCTCTTTCCAGATCCATATCAGGATCTAATATTCAATCCCTACATCCCCAAATTCGAAACTTTATTATATCCTCAAGGCATACCCATTTCACCCCTGAGCGGTCTCCAAGAGCTGTCACCACCACAACTGCTGCTGCCACCGCAACCAACAGAGCTGATACAGGAGATTCATCCTAGTCCTAAGTCCAAAAAAGGGTAAAAAGAAATCCCCCAAAAGTGAAAAATGAGTTCTTTGATTATTATTCCTTGTTTGTTTTTGGCAAAGACTAATGTTTGGCAAATTACTTAAATAACCCTGTTTTCTTCTTCTCAAGCAAGAAGCACCTACAGAAGAAGAATGTCTGTCACGTGCCTGCTGATGGTTTATG is part of the Impatiens glandulifera chromosome 1, dImpGla2.1, whole genome shotgun sequence genome and encodes:
- the LOC124938445 gene encoding WRKY transcription factor 22-like encodes the protein MDDDWGLHAIVRSCNTSTTPVNPTTTTLSSGAGTAALAPYYQPSYTPSYTAATYVYPSSAGYVHSNSPVPQTYVQPSSSTFQNPDVQNQFHLQNDMNSGLLFPDPYQDLIFNPYIPKFETLLYPQGIPISPLSGLQELSPPQLLLPPQPTELIQEIHPSPKSKKGKKHLQKKNVCHVPADGLCSDMWCWRKYGQKPIKGSPYPRGYYRCSTLKHCMARKHVERNKSNPNTFILTYTGEHCHPMPMYRNSLAGCTRPKPYTYAISNKPHYSSESSSVSFSPAATPVDQRLVDHRLEDMLNDEFDHLDGSCMELSDDFFEGLEEITGAMAGEACPPFPWPINDVTTTDAGNR